Genomic segment of Primulina tabacum isolate GXHZ01 chromosome 11, ASM2559414v2, whole genome shotgun sequence:
TGCCTGGAAGAACAGATAATGAAATCAAGAACCTGTGGAATTCATCCATCAAGAAAAAACTAAGGCAAAAGGGCATTGATCCCAATACACATAAGCCTCTCGCGGAAGTCGAGGATCAAGAAAAGGCATCACCAACCGGCAAAAGCAATGAGAGAACGTCGGAAGGATCGAGTGAAGTTAGTTTTTTCAACTCCGAAAACTCGAAAAATAAAGCTTCCGCGGCAGAGAAACCGACACAAGAATTCTTTGTCAACAGGTTTGTTTCCAGCCACGAAAGTAACCCTGTGAGGCCATCTGATCTGTCTGGATTCCTCTCCTTTAATCAGCAAATCAATCACAGGCCAAGAATCGGGCTCTCGACGAATCCCAACACAAATCTTCTCTCTAATTTAAGCAACAAATCTCCAGAAATTATTCCCGATCAATTCAACTCTAAAATATCTACCGTTCCACCACCTCTTTTAAGCTCAATTCTCTCCACCCCAACCCGAACAAAACCGTACCCGAATTTCGGCCCCGAAAATCCCATTACCCCATCATATGATAGTGTAAGGTTTCAGAATTTAAGCAGCACAAAGTCCTCTGATCTCCAAACAGACTTCAGCTGCTTGGAAAATAATCCTTTTTCTTGGGGACTTGCAGATTGTGaaaaatcagataaagaagacgAAATCCCGGAAGATATCAAGTGGGCAGAGTATCTGCAAACTCCATATTTATTGGGAAACAACTTAATCCATAATCAAACTGCTCAAGATTTAAACATGGAATCGAAATCACAAGAACTTTTTGCAACACACGGTTCCTACAATAATGGAAATTGGCATTCAAACCAGCAAATACAGCAGCCATTATTACAAGGTTCACAATTATATAGAAACCAGTTCCAGAGACTTCCTGCCACCTTTGGATTTTCTTGAAGCATTCCCAACTCTCCAAAAGCTGTTAATTTCGAATAGGTACTGTGTGCTAcagtgttttatttatttatttcttcttAATCTGTAAATATGGGTTGGATTATGAACAGAATCTTGCAGCTTCATCGAACCCACATTTTTCCAATTAAAATTTCATCATTTGTTTTCCATCTTGTCAAGAATTTCCAGCCTCGTTTCATTGTCATTCCCATGGTTCGCGGTCGCGGAGATCGGAACGGATGCTACCGTTCCAGTTACAATGAAATTTCGCGGAACGGTCGCGGAAcgggtatttaaaaaaaatattataaatatataaaaatttaaattttttggaaaatatttagaaataaaaaaattaaaataaatatcatttaaatagaatatttgatgtaaataaaaaatttaaatattttttaaattttattaacaaTTTATTGAACACAATTTATATcgtcattatatttaaaatatttccaatcatatcaaaaattaaatatactattaaaagttatttgtatttaattaatcaaaacattaaaatattttcgattGAATATATATAAGTTCGCACAAATTTGAATCAATTTAGAGTGATGGACTAATAATAACCATCGAATCTTATATAAAGTGattttacaaattatttaacatcaattaaaatataaaaatgttataaTTAACTTAGTTTTTTTCACACTTTGTAATGAAAATTTCTCAATAGAAATAGTTGATTTGCGGTCTCTTCTTTATTAGTCTTTCATTGATAGATACAGCGGGAAGAAGACTCAAAATTCACCATCTCACATCAACCGAGTTGCTTTGCTTTCCAATGTTGCGGAAATGAGCAATTTCCGAAGGAGAGACGGACGCACTTTATAAgcctataaatttttttttattcaaaccGTCTCTAAAGTAGCGACGGTTctaataaaaccgtcgctatattagcgacggtgttaTTAAAACCGTCGCCACATACATAAAACCGTAGCGACGGTTAAAGATAAAACCGTCGCGAATTGCGTTCCGGTTCCTTTCCACCGCTACGTCTCCGTTTTCCACCGTTATATCGCCATTTTCGGTATACGAAACGCCGCTACACACCATCAATCTGTCGGTGGTTACTGTGCATCTGACGCTAATATCTGAATGTTTGaatgatattttaattttaagattcaataataataaatttatctctagttttaaaaaaaaaaattactagcTTCTTTTTCATATAGATTGATGTGAATGAAGCGATTAAttgttttttaataaaaacttgtgtgagatgatctcatgggtggtattttgtgagactgatctcttatttggatcatccgtataaaagtattaatttttatgctaagagtattatttttattgtgaatatcggtagggttgatccgtaacacagataaagattcgtgagactgtctcacaagagacctactcttgtttttttttttgttacttAACTTCTATTTAATATTtcttaacttttaaataatcatatcagcattaacataaaaattattataaaaatttaaaattttttattttaatataatttcagGTGTTTCGTGTAAAAATTATaacataatttaatatataggcACATATCGTATAACAAGGAACGCtagtaaataataaaaattgcaTGTGCGTgaataaagcatgtaaaaatgTTGAAATGATAGTAAAATAGAGAATATCAAAACAATTAACATGAACAATCCAAAAATAAACATTGGAGAACTTATATTTTGTTTTGTCCATGGTTTGTAGTTCATTCAGCACCAAGCTCTCATGTCCGAGAGTCAATAATAATCGTAACTAGTTAATATATTCAAGATAATTATGtatttacaaaatattatcTCAGTTCATCTTATTTCATCATATCCGAGATGTGATAGGGTTCCGAAGGATGAACCGGAAATTGACAATTCCAATAAGATATCATTATTGAACAAAAACCTATTTTTTGATTTACTTCATCTATTCCATGATCGGGACATGGGATGATATACATTATACTGCGATTTTGAATCAGAAGAGAGACTTCAAGAAATGATCCCCTCAAATAAGAATTGCCATATTTCGATTGTTATACGACATATATTGGACTTCTACTACAAAGTATATTACACCCTTGATAATGAAATATTGATTGCTTGTTGAACCTTACGAATTGTGTGAAAGTAGGATACTCAAAATCAGTGGTTTTgtttttaagttgtttttatttatgaaatctACAAACAACTGGTTTTAGAAGGAATAAGAAGGTTTTTCAAAAAAGTATAAATAGGCTAATTTTAGGTCTCCCGTCGCAATAAATTTTGAGTTAAAAGTTCAATTGATTTTGTGAAATATTGGCGTCACAATTGTTGTATTCACAGAAATTTTATACGAAAGatgcatttatttaaagttGTAACATATTGAGCACTCATTTCACGTGTGGCCCCATGACTAGCATTAGTAATTTGTAATTAAATTGCATatattaatcatttaataatatttttaaaaaatgggtAAATATCACTGTCCTACGCTAAATATTTGCATGCGCTCACGATTTTTGGATGCATATATCTGTTTTTGGATGAATATGTTTTTTAGATGGGGACtagtttattataaataatttttgaacCAAAAACATCGTTGTTAAATTTGGAACATTGAAAGCAGATTATCTATTTTTGTTGGTTAAAACCGACACAAATATATcacaaattcataaattaaaaaaaaaaaaccgaaatactTGAAGACTGTAATATGTTTGATTTTCATGAATTACAAATAGTGCAATCGCCCTGAGAGGGATTATTCAGAAGAGATAATTGTCTTTTCTAGAAAACGACCGAAATATACTATTTGAACAGCTGGACGATTTAAGAATATTAGAGTTACATGATTTAATTTCGAAATATCACAACTCGGATGGATTCCATTCTCTTGTGGACACTTCATAATTATGTGACACAACCCCTCTAAGGGGGCATTGAACACAAGAAGAGCTAAGGTCCCCTTTCGTGCCCATTTCTAGATATCGATCATGAATAGGAGATGGAAAAGAGGAAGAATGTCTATATATTTCCGAGCACAAATTGTAATTTTCAGGAAGTCAATTGTAGGTTTCAGATGCCAAATTAGATATATACTATAATAATTAAGTTAAATCATTATCCACAAAATTTTACTTCAATTTCCAATCATATCATTCCCGAAAAGCGTCAAAACATATTCAATATGGTCAATTATTCGATTTACTCTATCAATATTTTTTGAGCGAATTGTCGCATAAAGTTTGTTTAGTGTTATTTACTTAAATCATGTGGTTTGCATATTATTACGTTAGCCCGTAGAATGTTACCCACCAAAAAATAAGACAACACGACAAGTTTCAtcgttattatatatatatatatatatatatatataatggacTATACAATCGTATGTATTGTGGGCGACGAGGCACTAAGGCAGAGGTATCTTCTCGGATCCCACGTGCACATTTCAAAATGTAGACTTCTCAGATTAATTGAATCGCGATGTTTTTATTTATGCGTATTGTTTGGAGTATCATTTATTTTACACGTTTCCGATATGAATGCATGTGAAGAAAATTATTGAGTTCCTTTCTATTGACCCTACTGTTTTACAtccacaataataataataataataataataataataataacaataataataataacaatattgtcgaggttttaaaataagattttgCTTTTAATTTAATGTTATTTTCCCTCAATTTGCATTGATTAGGAAGAAAAAAGGGGTAAAAAAGATCTTACTAGTTTAAAATCTAATTGTGATAATCACACACTATTATAGGGATTTCTTGTATCAAAATAGTATTTTAATTTCGTGTTTCAAATCATGGAGTTGGGCTGATTTTGTTACATCTTTTAAGCATTTCTTATTTcaaacacttttatttttttttttagaaaactgCATTTTTATCGTTctatttgtttgtttttttatttgcgaattttaattttttatgttatcaaatttcGATTTAGtcatatatatttcaatattttgtaattttaatcatttttcatcgAGAATGTTGATGTTAGCAAATGGTTGATAATtatgatataaattttgtaaCTATTGCGATATTGAATTAGTTTCATGTTCGTGAGCTGTTTGAGAAGTTCTACTTCGCTCTcgttatatattattttttttaaattattatttcatcCGTACTAATataatgaaaatgaaaattatacATATGAACTAGTGTTCATATTATTTCACCAAATAAGCCTTATCCTGAATTCTATAGGTTGTCTCATTATTCAAGTATTAAATAACACATAATTAGAAGTTCAAAGGAACAGCACTTTAGTATTCAACTTTATGGAAAGAATAATACTCATCGTTATTTTGGCTAATGAAATTAATTTAGGTGACGATATCATGCATTATTTTGATACGGTGTATGCTATAAACTGCTAAAATCTTTTTGTAATAAATTAACTAAttctaaataaattttatttaaaaaattctaaTTTAACCGGGCAATATATCATTCATTATTAATAAATCGTTACtaaagaataataataataataataatcgtGCCTCAATGATGGATAGcgataatatacatacatacatacatatatatatacatacatacatacatacatatatatatatatatatattgatccaAAAACTGAACAAAACAAAATCGGTACGATGTTGTAATTCAATCacaatattttcattaattatTCGTATTTGAATGTTTTTTCTACTGTAGTCACTCAATTTTCATAAATTACATCAATAAttccctttattttttttaaaaaaaaaaactatattaGAAAAAGAATATATGTGAAATAGACAAATAACCACGTTTGTTTTCTAGCAACGCCACTCTCTTTGTataatcttttttaaaaaaaaaaacaaacaaatatttttttaaaaaaaaaaagcaaatatTTTTGAATTCTTGTAATAAATGtacatcaattattattatcaactaaattaaaaacaattcaaattttttttctgaatttaaaaaaaaaaaatcaaaagatgaa
This window contains:
- the LOC142519401 gene encoding transcription factor MYB61-like → MGGNSCYYKQKLRKGLWSPEEDEKLVKHITKHGHGCWSSVPKLAGLQRCGKSCRLRWINYLRPDLKRGTFSFEEENLIIELHSVLGNRWSQIAVQLPGRTDNEIKNLWNSSIKKKLRQKGIDPNTHKPLAEVEDQEKASPTGKSNERTSEGSSEVSFFNSENSKNKASAAEKPTQEFFVNRFVSSHESNPVRPSDLSGFLSFNQQINHRPRIGLSTNPNTNLLSNLSNKSPEIIPDQFNSKISTVPPPLLSSILSTPTRTKPYPNFGPENPITPSYDSVRFQNLSSTKSSDLQTDFSCLENNPFSWGLADCEKSDKEDEIPEDIKWAEYLQTPYLLGNNLIHNQTAQDLNMESKSQELFATHGSYNNGNWHSNQQIQQPLLQGSQLYRNQFQRLPATFGFS